In Saccharolobus solfataricus, a genomic segment contains:
- a CDS encoding alpha/beta fold hydrolase, with protein sequence MPFIITDDIRLYYEIRGHGKPIVLIHHLAGSYKSWKFVIPKLSLDNTVVAYDLRGHGRSSTPNSPYNIEDHSNDLRRLLVQLGIEKPVLIGHSIGSLIAIDYALKYPIEKLVLIGALYRAPSSEVYEKYVRIAVNFGMRALAEYRRFHKEFTETLASNYQAWNSLLEVYEETTPIGYKNAVEGLLKAKDYSDELMGINAKTLIVYGTYDGLIVNLNVFKNNMKNVEIKTIDGYGHFLNFENPLLLSEIIKNFL encoded by the coding sequence ATTCCATTCATAATAACAGATGATATTCGTCTATACTATGAAATAAGAGGGCATGGAAAGCCTATTGTGCTAATTCACCATTTAGCTGGTAGTTATAAGAGCTGGAAATTCGTTATTCCAAAGCTCTCATTAGATAACACCGTGGTTGCGTATGATCTGAGAGGGCATGGTAGATCTTCAACTCCTAATTCACCTTATAATATTGAAGATCATTCCAATGACTTGAGAAGGTTATTAGTTCAGCTAGGTATAGAAAAACCAGTGTTGATTGGACACTCAATAGGTTCTTTGATTGCAATAGATTATGCTTTGAAATATCCAATAGAGAAATTAGTGTTGATTGGAGCTCTATATAGAGCGCCATCATCAGAAGTTTATGAAAAGTATGTAAGAATTGCAGTGAATTTTGGAATGAGAGCATTAGCAGAATATAGAAGATTCCACAAAGAGTTTACTGAAACATTAGCCAGCAACTATCAAGCGTGGAACTCTCTTTTAGAAGTATATGAGGAAACTACGCCAATAGGTTATAAAAACGCAGTGGAAGGATTATTAAAAGCGAAAGATTATTCAGATGAACTTATGGGAATAAATGCTAAGACCCTTATAGTATATGGGACTTATGACGGATTAATAGTAAATCTAAACGTATTTAAGAACAACATGAAAAACGTAGAAATAAAAACTATAGATGGCTACGGTCACTTTCTTAATTTCGAGAACCCATTATTATTATCGGAGATCATAAAGAATTTCTTATGA
- a CDS encoding nicotinamide mononucleotide deamidase-related protein, which yields MDYWFAEIITIGNEVLSGKTVNTNASHIGRRLTSLGFTVRRITAVMDEVDEIASAFREAIDRKPRVIVSSGGLGPTWDDKTAEGLAKALGVNLELNKTAFDMILEKYMTRKIPITEERKKMAYMPYGAIPVENNEGIAPGIYVYHNNIDILATPGVPREMENVLENFINKMLRNRSNLKYLEDFIYVENVMESSLAPYVKELVKKYDIYIKTHPKSYEMSHPILEIQIAGSGKQEEEIKVKIEKVKFELLDAIKKLNGIIRNSL from the coding sequence ATGGATTACTGGTTCGCGGAAATCATAACTATAGGTAATGAGGTATTAAGTGGAAAAACTGTAAATACGAATGCTTCGCATATCGGTCGCAGACTCACATCACTGGGATTCACTGTGAGAAGAATAACTGCAGTTATGGATGAGGTAGATGAGATTGCATCGGCTTTTAGGGAAGCAATAGATAGAAAGCCAAGAGTTATCGTATCTTCTGGAGGTCTTGGGCCTACGTGGGATGACAAGACAGCAGAAGGCTTAGCAAAAGCGTTAGGAGTTAATTTGGAGTTAAATAAGACAGCCTTTGATATGATTCTGGAAAAATATATGACCAGAAAGATTCCTATTACGGAAGAGAGAAAGAAAATGGCTTATATGCCTTATGGAGCTATACCTGTTGAAAATAATGAGGGAATAGCTCCTGGAATATATGTTTATCATAATAACATTGATATATTAGCGACACCGGGGGTGCCCAGAGAAATGGAGAATGTGTTAGAGAATTTTATAAACAAAATGCTAAGAAATAGGTCTAACTTGAAATATCTAGAGGATTTCATATACGTTGAGAACGTGATGGAATCTTCCTTAGCACCATATGTTAAGGAACTCGTGAAAAAGTATGATATTTATATAAAAACGCATCCAAAAAGTTATGAGATGTCGCATCCTATTCTAGAAATTCAAATAGCGGGAAGTGGTAAGCAAGAGGAGGAAATTAAAGTGAAAATAGAGAAAGTTAAGTTCGAATTATTAGATGCTATAAAGAAATTAAACGGAATCATAAGAAATTCTTTATGA
- a CDS encoding PLP-dependent aminotransferase family protein, translating to MFERFLSTETKYLRTSEIRDLLKLTEGKNVISLAGGLPDPQTFPVEEIKKIADDILLNSADKALQYTATAGISEFRRELVNLSRLRGISGIDERNVFVTVGSQEALFMIFNILLDPGDNVVVEAPTYLAALNAMRTRKPNFISITVTEMGPDLDELERKIKDAHSNGKKVKLMYVIPTAQNPAGTTMNTEDRKRLLEIASKYDFLIFEDDAYGFLVFEGESPPPIKAFDKEGRVIYTSTFSKILAPGLRLGWVIAHEDFIKEMELYKQNVDLHTPSLSQYIAMEAIRRGIIQNNLPKIRRVYKEKRDVMLEAIETYFPNDARWTKPVGGMFVFAWLPQKIDTTKMLEKALQRGVAYVPGSSFYADYSGKNTMRINFSFPKKEELIEGIKRLGDTIKHELST from the coding sequence ATGTTTGAGAGATTTTTATCCACCGAAACTAAGTATTTACGTACCTCAGAAATAAGAGATCTACTAAAACTAACGGAAGGTAAGAATGTAATTAGCCTTGCGGGAGGTTTACCTGATCCTCAGACTTTTCCAGTAGAAGAAATTAAAAAAATAGCAGATGACATCTTATTGAATAGTGCTGATAAGGCATTACAATATACTGCAACTGCTGGTATATCTGAATTTAGAAGAGAATTGGTGAACTTATCTAGATTAAGGGGAATTAGTGGAATAGATGAAAGAAACGTCTTTGTTACAGTAGGAAGTCAAGAAGCACTTTTCATGATATTTAATATATTACTAGATCCGGGAGACAATGTAGTAGTCGAGGCGCCAACTTATTTAGCAGCTTTAAATGCCATGAGAACTAGAAAGCCAAATTTCATATCGATAACAGTAACGGAAATGGGCCCAGATCTAGATGAATTGGAGAGAAAAATAAAAGATGCCCATAGCAATGGGAAGAAGGTTAAACTGATGTATGTGATTCCAACAGCCCAGAATCCGGCGGGTACTACGATGAATACAGAGGATAGGAAAAGACTTTTAGAGATTGCATCGAAATATGATTTCTTAATTTTTGAGGATGATGCTTATGGGTTCTTAGTATTCGAGGGAGAAAGTCCACCACCAATTAAAGCCTTCGATAAAGAAGGAAGAGTAATTTATACTAGCACATTTAGTAAAATACTTGCACCCGGTTTAAGGTTAGGATGGGTAATTGCTCATGAAGATTTCATAAAGGAAATGGAACTATATAAACAAAATGTTGATTTGCATACACCTTCATTATCACAATATATTGCAATGGAGGCTATAAGGAGGGGTATAATTCAAAATAATTTACCTAAGATAAGGAGAGTGTATAAGGAAAAAAGAGATGTAATGCTAGAGGCTATTGAAACTTATTTCCCTAATGATGCCAGATGGACTAAACCAGTTGGTGGAATGTTTGTTTTTGCTTGGTTGCCACAAAAAATAGATACTACTAAGATGTTAGAAAAAGCCTTACAAAGGGGTGTAGCTTATGTACCAGGTTCTAGTTTCTATGCTGACTATAGTGGAAAGAATACTATGAGGATCAACTTTAGTTTTCCTAAGAAAGAAGAATTAATAGAGGGAATTAAGAGGCTAGGAGATACGATAAAGCATGAGCTCTCTACTTAA